A window of the Microbacterium sp. AZCO genome harbors these coding sequences:
- a CDS encoding PfkB family carbohydrate kinase → MTGRVVVVGDALIDELRDDTGVREFVGGAALNVAVGLSRLGVPATLIAMVGDDEAGDHIRSYLRDFGVDLIETPSLHGSSRAVSTRTGGGEPTYVFNEAAQKRRVRFGEAERTALADAPFAVVSCFPFDDVAQTLEFAEAVRDAGTRLAIDPNPRSGMMSDRAEFLRGFESLAAGAALVKVGEDDATLLYGEPLDALRARLVDLGVEAVLATQGSAGAAIEAGPDVVTRPISSLPGRIVDTMGGGDAAFATTVAGLIENPPSDADAWGALLEHAMDVAAATCRFEGALLRLPSSVEGIDLDRIGT, encoded by the coding sequence GTGACCGGCCGTGTCGTCGTGGTCGGCGACGCCCTCATCGACGAGCTCCGCGACGACACGGGCGTGCGCGAATTCGTCGGCGGCGCCGCGCTCAACGTCGCGGTGGGGCTCAGCCGGCTCGGCGTGCCGGCCACGCTCATCGCGATGGTGGGCGACGACGAGGCGGGCGACCACATCCGCTCCTACCTCCGCGACTTCGGGGTCGACCTGATCGAGACGCCGTCGCTGCACGGATCGTCACGCGCCGTCAGCACCCGCACGGGTGGCGGCGAGCCGACGTACGTCTTCAATGAGGCTGCCCAGAAGCGCCGCGTGCGGTTCGGAGAGGCGGAGCGCACGGCGCTCGCCGACGCGCCCTTCGCCGTGGTGAGCTGCTTCCCCTTCGACGACGTCGCGCAGACGCTCGAGTTCGCCGAGGCGGTTCGGGATGCCGGAACCCGGCTCGCGATCGACCCGAACCCCCGCTCGGGGATGATGAGCGACCGGGCGGAGTTCCTCCGCGGCTTCGAGTCGCTCGCCGCCGGCGCGGCGCTCGTGAAGGTGGGCGAGGACGACGCGACCCTTCTCTACGGGGAGCCTCTCGACGCGCTGCGCGCGAGGCTCGTCGACCTGGGCGTCGAGGCCGTCCTCGCGACGCAGGGTTCCGCCGGCGCCGCGATCGAGGCGGGCCCCGACGTCGTCACCCGGCCGATCTCGTCGCTTCCGGGCCGCATCGTCGACACGATGGGGGGAGGGGATGCCGCGTTCGCGACGACCGTCGCAGGGCTCATCGAGAACCCCCCGAGCGACGCCGACGCCTGGGGCGCGCTCCTCGAGCACGCGATGGACGTCGCCGCCGCGACCTGCCGCTTCGAGGGCGCGCTGCTGAGGCTGCCATCGTCGGTCGAGGGGATCGATCTCGACCGGATCGGGACGTGA
- a CDS encoding FBP domain-containing protein, with translation MRPLTEDDVRATFVNAGPDDLKLVALPPDFLLTDWDHLDFFAWRDPRTRGRGYLIAEVEGEPTGIVLRAAEGNPRARSAMCNLCHTMQPADQVTLFTARKAGASGHHGDSVGTYICRDLSCHENVRLAAPLAPSEVRGSVDLKIDGTRRRTEAFVGRVLEGVAA, from the coding sequence ATGCGGCCACTGACCGAGGACGATGTCCGTGCGACATTCGTGAATGCCGGCCCCGACGACCTGAAGCTGGTCGCGCTGCCGCCCGATTTCCTGTTGACGGACTGGGATCACCTCGACTTCTTCGCGTGGCGGGACCCGCGCACGCGGGGGCGCGGCTATCTCATCGCCGAGGTCGAGGGTGAGCCGACGGGCATCGTCCTGCGCGCCGCCGAGGGCAATCCCCGCGCGCGGTCGGCCATGTGCAATCTGTGCCACACGATGCAGCCCGCCGACCAGGTGACCCTGTTCACGGCGCGCAAGGCCGGCGCGAGCGGTCATCACGGCGACAGCGTGGGCACGTACATCTGCCGCGACCTGTCGTGCCATGAGAACGTGCGCCTCGCCGCGCCGCTCGCGCCGAGCGAGGTGCGCGGCTCGGTCGACCTCAAGATCGACGGCACGAGGCGCCGCACCGAGGCCTTCGTCGGCCGCGTCCTCGAGGGAGTCGCCGCGTGA
- a CDS encoding sugar ABC transporter permease, which produces MAPSPKVVKPARRRRFGKWFRDTGWRHVVAIVGSIFAIFPLVYVLSASLNANGTLTGSNQLFSSISLESYVRMLTNPQVPYAQWFLNTMIVALVTGFSMVFIGALAAYAFSRMRFSGRRVGLITIVVVQMFPQMLAVVAIFLMFSAISDWFPAIGLNTLSGLILIYLGGALGVNTYLMYGFFNTIPRELDEAAKIDGAGHARIFFTIILRLVAPILAVVGLLSFIGLINEYMIASVLLIDPEKQTLVVGLTKLVSNPRYADWSAFSAGAVMAAIPVVIVFLLLQKYIVGGLTAGATKG; this is translated from the coding sequence ATGGCGCCGTCGCCGAAGGTCGTGAAGCCCGCCCGCCGTCGCCGGTTCGGAAAGTGGTTCCGCGACACGGGCTGGCGCCACGTCGTGGCGATCGTGGGGTCGATCTTCGCGATCTTCCCGCTCGTGTACGTGCTGTCGGCCTCGCTCAACGCCAACGGCACGCTGACCGGCAGCAATCAGCTCTTCTCGTCGATCAGCCTCGAGAGCTACGTGCGCATGCTGACGAACCCGCAGGTGCCTTACGCGCAGTGGTTCCTCAACACGATGATCGTCGCGCTCGTCACCGGGTTCTCGATGGTGTTCATCGGCGCCCTCGCCGCCTACGCGTTCTCGCGCATGCGGTTCAGCGGCCGCCGCGTGGGCCTCATCACGATCGTGGTCGTGCAGATGTTCCCGCAGATGCTCGCCGTTGTCGCGATCTTCCTCATGTTCAGCGCGATCAGCGACTGGTTCCCCGCGATCGGACTGAACACGCTGAGCGGTCTGATCCTCATCTATCTCGGGGGCGCCCTCGGCGTGAACACGTACCTCATGTACGGGTTCTTCAACACGATCCCGCGCGAGCTCGACGAGGCGGCGAAGATCGACGGGGCCGGGCACGCGCGCATCTTCTTCACGATCATCCTGCGTCTCGTCGCGCCGATCCTCGCGGTCGTCGGCCTGCTCTCGTTCATCGGCCTGATCAACGAGTACATGATCGCGAGCGTGCTGCTGATCGATCCGGAGAAGCAGACGCTCGTCGTCGGTCTCACGAAGCTCGTCTCCAACCCGCGCTACGCGGACTGGTCGGCGTTCTCCGCGGGTGCCGTGATGGCCGCGATCCCCGTCGTCATCGTGTTCCTGCTCCTGCAGAAGTACATCGTCGGCGGACTCACCGCGGGCGCGACCAAGGGCTGA
- a CDS encoding ABC transporter permease subunit, with amino-acid sequence MTDTLQAETAEKTPTPRQRSAARIADAAGGRLRWVALKIALLAIVDAVALYAVFVLFLHNEWLVLTLVTAVTILVNWIYFSRRAIPAKYLTPGIILLVVFQIFTLTYTAYIGFTNYGTGHNGTKDQAIASLMRSSLVRVEDSPTFEVTVVERVGELGLLVTDPTDGEASLGTNQKPLEPVDATMEGGKAVAVDGWTSLTFAEVLGRSTEVEQLAVPYSSDPNDGAIRTQDGQKGYLYTSTLVYDADADTMTDTATGTVYTDTGEGAFTSESGEQLLPGWQVFVGFDNFVRAITDASIRGPLIAVTLWTFVFAIVSVASTFFLGLLLAMLFQNKRMRFKNGYRIMLILPYAFPAFLGALVWAGMMNKSFGFINQVLLGGAEIPWLTDPWMAKFSVLLVNLWLGFPYMFLVCMGALQGIPEEVNEAGVMDGASPWQIFRRIKLPLLLVTVAPILIASFAFNFNNFNLIYMLTGGGPRFEDATIPVGHTDLLISMVYKVAFTGQNRDYGLASAFTILIFIVVAVIAIISFRRTKALEELS; translated from the coding sequence ATGACCGACACCCTCCAGGCCGAGACGGCCGAGAAGACGCCGACCCCCCGTCAGCGCAGCGCCGCGCGGATCGCGGACGCCGCCGGCGGCAGGCTGCGCTGGGTGGCGCTGAAGATCGCGCTGCTCGCGATCGTCGACGCCGTCGCGCTGTACGCCGTCTTCGTGCTCTTCCTGCACAACGAGTGGCTCGTGCTGACCCTGGTGACCGCGGTCACGATCCTCGTCAACTGGATCTACTTCTCGCGCCGCGCGATCCCGGCGAAATACCTGACGCCGGGCATCATCCTGCTCGTCGTCTTCCAGATCTTCACCCTCACCTACACCGCCTACATCGGCTTCACCAACTACGGCACGGGCCACAACGGCACGAAGGACCAGGCGATCGCATCGCTCATGCGGTCCTCGCTCGTGCGGGTCGAGGATTCCCCGACGTTCGAGGTGACCGTCGTCGAGCGCGTCGGCGAACTGGGCCTCCTCGTCACCGACCCGACCGACGGCGAGGCATCCCTCGGCACGAACCAGAAGCCTCTCGAACCGGTGGACGCCACGATGGAGGGCGGCAAGGCCGTCGCCGTGGACGGCTGGACCAGCCTGACCTTCGCAGAGGTGCTCGGACGCAGCACCGAGGTCGAGCAGCTCGCCGTGCCCTACAGCAGCGATCCCAACGACGGTGCGATCCGCACCCAGGACGGCCAGAAGGGCTACCTCTACACCTCGACGCTCGTGTACGACGCCGACGCCGACACGATGACCGACACCGCCACGGGGACGGTGTACACCGACACCGGCGAGGGCGCGTTCACCTCGGAGTCCGGCGAGCAGCTGCTGCCGGGCTGGCAGGTCTTCGTGGGCTTCGACAACTTCGTGCGAGCGATCACCGACGCATCCATCCGCGGTCCGCTCATCGCGGTCACGCTGTGGACCTTCGTGTTCGCGATCGTCTCGGTCGCCTCGACGTTCTTCCTCGGGCTGCTCCTGGCGATGCTGTTCCAGAACAAGCGCATGCGCTTCAAGAACGGCTACAGGATCATGCTGATCCTCCCGTACGCGTTCCCGGCGTTCCTCGGTGCGCTCGTGTGGGCCGGCATGATGAACAAGAGCTTCGGCTTCATCAACCAGGTGCTGCTGGGCGGGGCCGAGATCCCGTGGCTCACCGACCCGTGGATGGCCAAGTTCTCGGTTCTCCTGGTCAACCTGTGGCTCGGCTTCCCCTACATGTTCCTCGTGTGCATGGGCGCGCTGCAGGGCATCCCCGAAGAGGTCAATGAGGCCGGCGTCATGGACGGCGCCAGCCCGTGGCAGATCTTCCGCCGCATCAAGCTGCCGCTGCTGCTTGTGACGGTGGCGCCGATCCTCATCGCGTCGTTCGCGTTCAACTTCAACAACTTCAACCTCATCTACATGCTCACCGGCGGCGGGCCGAGGTTCGAGGACGCGACGATCCCCGTCGGCCATACGGATCTCCTGATCTCGATGGTCTACAAGGTGGCCTTCACGGGGCAGAACCGGGACTACGGACTCGCGTCGGCGTTCACGATCCTGATCTTCATCGTCGTGGCCGTCATCGCCATCATCAGTTTCCGCAGGACCAAGGCGCTCGAGGAGCTGAGCTGA
- a CDS encoding maltose ABC transporter substrate-binding protein, whose product MKVNKKSWLALGGVVAVTVGLAGCAGTASDPKATDSSSSTLTVWVDSERVDALKGAADAYTEKTGVKVDLVGKDVSKIKDDFIQQAPTGKGPDVVMGAHDWLGELSTNGVVAPIELGDSASGYLPVALQASTYDGTVYMLPYAVENIAILRNADIIAEPATSFDDMISKGQAAGLATPFVVEQGTEGNPYHLYPFQTAFGAPVFGTDAEGNYDPTDLQMGDPGGFEFANWLGAQGAAGNFNTDIDGDIAKTKFLSGEAAFWLTGPWNVSAATDAGINVAIDPIPSPTSAPAQPFAGVKGFFVSSESDNKVAANDFLVNYIGTEDVQLDLFKAGNVLPALTAAADTAASDPIIAGFQAVGADAVPMPAIPAMGSVWQYWGIAEAAIINGADPTTTWQKLVDDVSAAIK is encoded by the coding sequence ATGAAGGTGAACAAGAAGAGCTGGCTCGCACTCGGCGGCGTCGTCGCCGTGACGGTGGGCCTGGCCGGCTGCGCGGGCACGGCATCCGACCCCAAGGCGACGGACTCCAGCTCGTCGACGCTGACCGTGTGGGTCGACTCCGAGCGCGTCGACGCGCTCAAGGGCGCCGCAGACGCGTACACCGAGAAGACCGGCGTGAAGGTCGACCTCGTCGGCAAGGACGTCAGCAAGATCAAGGACGACTTCATCCAGCAGGCGCCGACGGGCAAGGGCCCCGACGTCGTCATGGGCGCTCACGACTGGCTCGGCGAGCTCTCGACCAACGGTGTCGTCGCCCCCATCGAGCTCGGCGACAGCGCCTCCGGCTACCTCCCGGTCGCCCTCCAGGCCTCGACCTACGACGGCACGGTCTACATGCTCCCCTACGCGGTCGAGAACATCGCGATCCTCCGCAACGCCGACATCATCGCCGAGCCGGCGACGAGCTTCGACGACATGATCAGCAAGGGCCAGGCCGCCGGCCTCGCCACGCCGTTCGTGGTCGAGCAGGGCACCGAGGGCAACCCGTACCACCTGTACCCCTTCCAGACGGCGTTCGGCGCTCCCGTGTTCGGCACCGACGCCGAGGGCAACTACGACCCGACCGACCTGCAGATGGGCGACCCGGGCGGCTTCGAGTTCGCGAACTGGCTCGGCGCGCAGGGTGCCGCGGGCAACTTCAACACCGACATCGACGGTGACATCGCCAAGACCAAGTTCCTCTCCGGCGAGGCGGCCTTCTGGCTGACCGGCCCGTGGAACGTCAGCGCGGCGACCGACGCCGGCATCAACGTCGCGATCGACCCGATCCCCAGCCCGACCAGCGCACCCGCGCAGCCCTTCGCGGGCGTCAAGGGCTTCTTCGTGAGCTCGGAGTCGGACAACAAGGTGGCGGCGAACGACTTCCTCGTCAACTACATCGGCACCGAGGACGTCCAGCTCGACCTCTTCAAGGCCGGCAACGTGCTGCCCGCCCTCACCGCCGCTGCCGACACCGCCGCGAGCGACCCGATCATCGCCGGCTTCCAGGCCGTCGGCGCCGACGCCGTCCCGATGCCGGCGATCCCGGCCATGGGCTCGGTCTGGCAGTACTGGGGCATCGCGGAGGCCGCCATCATCAACGGCGCCGACCCCACCACCACCTGGCAGAAGCTCGTCGACGACGTGAGCGCGGCCATCAAGTAA
- a CDS encoding YajQ family cyclic di-GMP-binding protein: MADSSFDIVSKIDRQEADNALNQARKEVEQRYDFKGTDASIEWSGEQILIKANSEERAKAVLDVFQSKLIKRGISLKSLDSGEPVASGKEYRITSSLKEGISQENAKKIGKIIRDEGPKSVKSQIQGDELRVQSKSRDDLQEVQRLLKAADLDVDLQFVNYR, encoded by the coding sequence ATGGCTGATTCCTCGTTCGACATCGTCTCCAAGATCGACCGTCAGGAGGCCGACAACGCTCTGAACCAGGCCCGCAAGGAGGTCGAGCAGCGCTACGACTTCAAGGGCACGGATGCATCCATCGAGTGGAGCGGCGAGCAGATCCTCATCAAGGCCAACAGCGAGGAGAGGGCGAAGGCCGTGCTCGACGTCTTCCAGTCGAAGCTCATCAAGCGCGGCATCTCCCTGAAGTCGCTCGACTCCGGCGAGCCCGTCGCCAGCGGCAAGGAGTATCGCATCACGTCCTCGCTCAAGGAGGGCATCTCGCAGGAGAACGCGAAGAAGATCGGCAAGATCATCCGCGACGAGGGGCCCAAGTCCGTCAAGTCGCAGATCCAGGGCGACGAGCTGCGCGTGCAGTCGAAGAGCCGCGACGACCTCCAGGAGGTCCAGCGCCTGCTGAAGGCGGCCGACCTCGACGTCGATCTGCAGTTCGTCAACTACCGCTGA
- a CDS encoding SDR family oxidoreductase, giving the protein MTDMYTAQDPTSQYPRPPFPPQQQEGPGDIRKMDPAPDHGEKSYIGKGRLPGRKALITGADSGIGRAVAIAFAREGADVALSYLPVEQEQAEEVAELIRAEGRTAVLLPGDLQEESVDEQVVTQAVDELGGLDILVINAGTMPTVDSIDDFETKTLDHVLEANIYPLFWLTKAASPHLEPGAAIIATSSVQGFHPSPSLAEYAVSKAGIANWVRAMGQQLIERGIRVNGVAPGPVWTPLQPAFVPNEKIEEFGAQTPMGRAGQPVELAPAFVFLASQEASYVVGETIAVTGGMPVH; this is encoded by the coding sequence ATGACCGACATGTACACCGCCCAGGACCCGACGAGCCAGTACCCGCGACCGCCCTTCCCGCCGCAGCAGCAGGAGGGCCCCGGCGACATCCGCAAGATGGATCCTGCGCCGGATCACGGCGAGAAGAGCTACATCGGCAAAGGACGGCTGCCCGGACGCAAAGCGCTCATCACCGGCGCCGATTCGGGCATCGGCCGTGCGGTTGCGATCGCGTTCGCGCGCGAGGGCGCGGACGTCGCGCTGAGTTACCTCCCCGTCGAGCAGGAGCAGGCAGAGGAGGTGGCCGAGCTGATCCGCGCCGAAGGCCGCACGGCAGTGCTGCTGCCGGGCGATCTCCAGGAGGAGTCCGTCGACGAGCAGGTCGTGACGCAGGCGGTGGACGAGCTGGGGGGCCTCGACATCCTGGTCATCAACGCCGGGACCATGCCGACGGTCGACAGCATCGACGACTTCGAGACGAAGACGCTCGACCACGTCCTCGAGGCGAACATCTACCCGCTCTTCTGGCTCACGAAGGCGGCCTCACCCCACCTCGAGCCGGGCGCCGCCATCATCGCCACCTCGAGCGTCCAGGGTTTCCATCCGTCCCCGTCGCTGGCGGAGTACGCCGTGTCGAAAGCCGGTATCGCCAACTGGGTCCGCGCGATGGGCCAGCAGCTGATCGAGCGCGGCATCCGCGTGAACGGCGTCGCACCGGGGCCGGTATGGACGCCTCTGCAGCCGGCGTTCGTCCCGAACGAGAAGATCGAGGAGTTCGGAGCTCAGACGCCGATGGGACGCGCCGGGCAGCCGGTCGAGCTCGCTCCGGCCTTCGTGTTCCTCGCCTCGCAGGAAGCCAGCTATGTGGTCGGCGAGACGATCGCCGTCACCGGAGGGATGCCGGTTCACTGA
- a CDS encoding glycoside hydrolase family 15 protein, which yields MSSSGDQTHGAVPPLRSYAPIGDGRTVALIGLRGQVDWMPIPDLDSLPVFARLLDDETGGCIELAPVEEFTVKRRYVAETNVLRTTFTTARGTATVTDALVTGIAGRLPWAELARRIDGVSGDVTFAWRVAPGTALGTASPWIERTERGPIIRTGDTTIAVTGSDHGPRARRSDAPAAVELAGRFTTSADSRHLLIVVATHDEPLHIPVAENVDRSIDRTIAGWRTWSREFAYEGPWSSAVQRSALALKLLIFSPTGAIAAAATTSLPESPRGGKNWDYRFAWIRDLAYTAHALVGFGLREETHAAISWLVRTIRENGPELHVFYGLDGSVPAGVHEYDAPGWNLIRPVVTGNPAQGQLQLGVYSDLFAICRTYVDAGNVLDVATARMLTQVADRVCDVWRNPDSGMWELAEQRHYTSSRMGCWQALRDAVHLAHAGQLDGSAERWGAEQARIADWIHQNCWSADRRSYVMHPGTDDLDASVLLHAMSGFDRGERMSQTIDALTTELGSGAHLFRYSGVKREEFPFVACSFWRVAALACVGRGDEARTLMDALVADANDVGILAEMIDPATGDFWGNLPQALSHLALITAALAVRDLTEREE from the coding sequence GTGAGCAGCTCTGGCGATCAGACCCACGGAGCCGTGCCCCCGCTGCGCTCGTATGCACCGATCGGCGACGGGCGCACCGTGGCGCTGATCGGACTGCGAGGGCAGGTCGACTGGATGCCGATCCCCGACCTCGACTCCCTGCCCGTGTTCGCGCGACTGCTCGACGACGAGACCGGTGGATGCATCGAGCTCGCGCCCGTGGAGGAGTTCACGGTCAAGCGACGCTATGTCGCGGAGACCAACGTGCTGCGCACGACGTTCACGACCGCCCGCGGCACGGCCACCGTCACAGACGCCCTGGTCACGGGCATCGCGGGACGACTTCCCTGGGCCGAGCTGGCGCGACGCATCGACGGGGTGAGCGGCGATGTCACCTTCGCCTGGCGGGTCGCACCCGGCACCGCGCTGGGCACGGCGTCACCGTGGATCGAGCGCACGGAGCGGGGCCCGATCATCCGCACCGGCGACACCACGATCGCCGTCACGGGGAGCGATCACGGGCCGCGCGCCCGGCGCTCCGATGCGCCGGCAGCCGTCGAGCTCGCGGGGAGATTCACGACCTCCGCGGATTCGCGTCACCTGCTGATCGTCGTGGCGACCCACGACGAGCCGCTGCACATCCCGGTGGCGGAGAACGTGGACAGGAGCATCGATCGCACGATCGCCGGGTGGCGCACGTGGTCGCGCGAATTCGCCTATGAGGGGCCGTGGAGCTCCGCGGTGCAGCGCAGCGCCCTCGCGCTGAAGCTGCTCATCTTCAGCCCGACGGGTGCCATCGCCGCCGCGGCCACGACGTCGCTTCCCGAGAGCCCGCGCGGCGGCAAGAACTGGGACTACCGCTTCGCCTGGATCCGCGACCTGGCCTACACCGCCCACGCGCTCGTCGGCTTCGGACTGCGCGAAGAGACGCACGCCGCCATCTCCTGGCTCGTGCGCACGATCCGTGAGAACGGGCCGGAGCTCCACGTGTTCTACGGGCTGGACGGAAGCGTCCCCGCCGGTGTGCACGAATACGACGCTCCGGGATGGAACCTGATCCGACCCGTCGTGACCGGCAATCCCGCCCAAGGCCAGCTGCAGCTCGGCGTGTACAGCGACCTGTTCGCGATCTGTCGCACGTACGTCGACGCCGGCAACGTGCTCGACGTCGCGACCGCGCGGATGCTCACGCAGGTCGCCGACCGCGTGTGCGACGTGTGGCGCAACCCCGATTCCGGAATGTGGGAGCTGGCGGAGCAGCGGCACTACACCTCGTCGAGGATGGGATGCTGGCAGGCGCTGCGAGACGCCGTCCATCTCGCCCACGCCGGCCAGCTGGACGGGAGCGCCGAGCGATGGGGCGCCGAGCAGGCGCGCATCGCGGACTGGATCCACCAGAACTGCTGGTCTGCTGACCGGCGGAGCTATGTCATGCATCCCGGCACCGATGATCTCGACGCCTCGGTGCTGCTGCATGCCATGAGCGGCTTCGATCGCGGCGAGCGGATGTCGCAGACGATCGACGCTCTGACGACGGAACTCGGTTCGGGGGCGCACCTGTTCCGGTACTCGGGGGTCAAGCGCGAGGAGTTCCCCTTCGTCGCGTGCAGCTTCTGGCGCGTCGCCGCCCTCGCGTGTGTCGGACGTGGCGACGAAGCCCGCACGCTGATGGACGCGCTCGTCGCGGACGCCAATGACGTGGGCATCCTCGCCGAGATGATCGACCCGGCGACCGGAGACTTCTGGGGCAACCTCCCGCAGGCGCTGAGCCACCTCGCCCTCATCACCGCTGCGCTCGCCGTCCGCGACCTCACGGAGCGGGAGGAATGA
- a CDS encoding LLM class F420-dependent oxidoreductase gives MRFGTFIPQGWRFDLVGIDPAEHWAVMNGLAERADAGPWESLWVYDHFHTTPVPSDQATHEAWTLMAAFAASTSRIRLGQMCTCMGYRNPAYLAKVAATVDIISGGRAEMGIGGGWYEHEWRAYGYGFPEIPQRLRMLREGVDIMHQAWTTGSATLDGRHYQVDGAIVRPLPLQEGGIPLWIAGGGEKVTLKIAAQYASYTNFAGSLDDIDRKSAVLRGHCDAIGRDFAEITRSSNFNTIVGTTEAEARERLAIVKERLVPHVGHERADHIERDYLDSPAFGSTEQVAERLAERRRHGIDYAIHYFPEAAYDPSGMELFEREVIPALS, from the coding sequence GTGCGATTCGGAACCTTCATTCCCCAGGGCTGGCGATTCGATCTCGTGGGCATCGATCCCGCGGAGCACTGGGCGGTGATGAACGGGCTCGCCGAGCGCGCCGACGCCGGGCCATGGGAGTCGCTGTGGGTGTACGACCACTTCCACACGACGCCGGTTCCCAGCGACCAGGCGACGCACGAGGCGTGGACGCTCATGGCGGCCTTCGCCGCGTCGACCAGCCGCATCCGCCTCGGCCAGATGTGCACGTGCATGGGGTACCGCAATCCCGCCTACCTCGCCAAGGTGGCCGCGACCGTCGACATCATCTCGGGCGGCCGCGCCGAGATGGGCATCGGCGGCGGCTGGTACGAGCACGAGTGGCGGGCCTACGGCTACGGATTCCCCGAGATCCCGCAGCGACTCCGGATGCTGCGCGAGGGCGTCGACATCATGCATCAGGCGTGGACAACCGGGAGCGCCACACTCGACGGCCGGCACTACCAGGTCGACGGCGCGATCGTCCGTCCGCTCCCGCTGCAGGAGGGCGGCATCCCGCTCTGGATCGCCGGAGGTGGCGAGAAGGTGACGCTCAAGATCGCCGCCCAATACGCGTCGTACACGAACTTCGCGGGCTCGCTCGACGACATCGACCGCAAGAGCGCCGTCCTGAGGGGCCACTGCGACGCGATCGGACGGGACTTCGCCGAGATCACGAGGTCGTCCAACTTCAACACGATCGTGGGAACGACGGAGGCGGAGGCGCGCGAGCGGCTCGCCATCGTGAAAGAGCGCCTCGTGCCGCACGTCGGCCACGAGCGCGCCGACCACATCGAGCGCGACTACCTGGACTCCCCCGCGTTCGGGTCGACGGAGCAGGTCGCCGAGCGGCTCGCGGAGCGCCGGCGGCATGGCATCGACTACGCGATCCACTACTTCCCGGAGGCCGCGTACGACCCCTCGGGCATGGAGCTGTTCGAGCGCGAGGTCATCCCGGCGCTGTCCTGA